The Mesorhizobium sp. B1-1-8 genome contains a region encoding:
- a CDS encoding RrF2 family transcriptional regulator, producing MLTKKGKYGLKALVHLSGLPAGQLAFVNDIAVANNIPKKFLDAILGELRNAGFVQSRKGKEGGYRLARPASEIKIGHVVRVLDGPLAPIPCASRTQYQRCEDCDEATCQVRHMMLEVRQAIAEVLDNRSLAAMRDADNDDFPAELTSQI from the coding sequence ATGCTGACCAAAAAAGGCAAATACGGCCTCAAGGCCCTCGTGCATCTTTCCGGCCTGCCGGCTGGCCAGCTTGCATTCGTCAACGACATCGCCGTCGCCAACAATATCCCGAAGAAATTCCTGGATGCCATCCTTGGCGAACTGCGCAATGCCGGCTTCGTCCAGAGCCGCAAGGGCAAGGAAGGCGGCTATCGCCTCGCCCGCCCCGCTTCGGAGATCAAGATCGGCCATGTCGTGCGCGTCCTCGACGGCCCGCTGGCGCCGATCCCCTGCGCCAGCCGCACTCAGTACCAGCGCTGCGAGGATTGCGACGAGGCGACGTGCCAGGTCCGCCATATGATGCTGGAAGTGCGCCAGGCGATCGCCGAGGTGCTCGACAATCGCAGCCTCGCCGCCATGCGCGACGCCGACAACGACGATTTCCCGGCCGAACTGACCTCGCAGATCTAA
- a CDS encoding antitoxin — MPQRHHSTPPKEAKLFRNNRSQAVRIPVEFELPGDKVLISRDGERLIIGPVRKPGIVALLAQWAKEPPLGPEEDFPEIDDVPIKPEDIF; from the coding sequence ATGCCTCAGCGCCATCATTCAACACCGCCGAAGGAAGCCAAGTTGTTCCGCAACAACCGCAGTCAGGCGGTACGCATTCCTGTTGAGTTCGAACTTCCCGGGGACAAGGTTCTGATCAGCCGAGACGGCGAGCGCCTCATCATCGGGCCGGTCCGCAAACCCGGCATTGTCGCGTTGCTCGCCCAATGGGCGAAAGAGCCTCCGCTTGGTCCTGAGGAAGACTTTCCCGAGATCGATGATGTGCCTATCAAGCCCGAGGACATCTTTTGA
- a CDS encoding sulfate ABC transporter substrate-binding protein: protein MTKPHFRKLLGALVAASVQFGTLGFAFADTTILNVSYDPTRELYKAYDEAFAAHWKAETGETVTIQQSHGGSGAQARAVIDGLDADVVTLALEGDINAIVDKSKKINPDWRKKFENNSAPYTSTIIFLVRKGNPKGIHDWNDLVKDGVQVITPNPKTSGGARWNYLAAWAYANAHDGGDEAKNKEFVGKLYANAPVLDTGARGSTVTFAQKGLGDVLIAWENDAYLALDEFGADNFDLVYPPTSILAEPPVAVVDANVDAKGTRKVAEAYLGWLYSKEGQTIIARNHYRPAKPELVAPEDLPKTPDIKLISIDDPLFGGWKKAQPYHFGDGGIFDQIYQPAQ from the coding sequence ATGACCAAACCTCATTTCAGGAAACTGCTCGGCGCGCTGGTCGCCGCATCTGTCCAGTTCGGCACGTTGGGCTTCGCTTTTGCCGACACAACCATCCTCAATGTGTCCTATGACCCGACACGTGAACTCTACAAGGCCTATGACGAGGCCTTCGCCGCGCACTGGAAAGCCGAGACCGGCGAGACCGTCACCATCCAGCAGTCGCATGGCGGATCGGGCGCCCAGGCCCGCGCGGTCATCGACGGTCTCGACGCCGACGTGGTGACGCTGGCGCTCGAGGGCGACATCAACGCCATCGTCGACAAGTCGAAGAAGATCAATCCCGACTGGCGCAAGAAATTCGAAAACAATTCAGCTCCTTACACCTCGACCATCATCTTCCTCGTGCGCAAGGGCAATCCCAAGGGCATCCACGACTGGAACGATCTGGTGAAGGATGGCGTGCAAGTGATCACGCCGAACCCGAAGACGTCCGGAGGCGCGCGCTGGAATTATCTTGCCGCCTGGGCCTACGCCAACGCCCATGACGGCGGCGACGAGGCCAAGAACAAGGAATTCGTCGGCAAGCTCTACGCCAACGCTCCGGTGCTCGACACCGGCGCGCGTGGCTCGACCGTGACTTTCGCGCAGAAGGGCCTGGGCGACGTGCTGATTGCCTGGGAAAACGACGCCTATCTGGCGCTTGACGAGTTCGGCGCCGACAATTTCGACCTCGTCTATCCACCAACCTCGATCCTGGCCGAGCCGCCGGTGGCTGTTGTCGACGCCAATGTCGACGCCAAGGGCACGCGCAAGGTGGCCGAAGCGTATCTCGGCTGGCTTTACTCAAAGGAAGGGCAGACGATCATCGCCAGGAACCACTATCGTCCGGCCAAGCCCGAGCTGGTGGCGCCGGAAGATCTGCCCAAGACGCCCGATATCAAGCTGATCTCGATCGACGATCCGCTTTTCGGCGGCTGGAAGAAGGCACAACCTTACCATTTCGGCGACGGCGGCATATTCGACCAGATCTACCAGCCAGCCCAGTGA
- a CDS encoding gluconokinase encodes MNDVRSAPAIVVMGVAGCGKSVVGEALARALGADFVEGDRLHPPENVARMASGQALNDAMREGWLDAIGERTAASVTGGRKVVAACSALKRSYRNRLRGFSPGVVFLYLKIDREAAWGRVASRKGHFMPASLVDSQFAILEEPADDERAVTADATRSVAEIVTKALG; translated from the coding sequence ATGAACGACGTCCGGTCGGCTCCGGCCATCGTGGTGATGGGCGTTGCCGGCTGCGGCAAGTCGGTCGTCGGCGAGGCGCTGGCCAGGGCGCTGGGCGCGGACTTCGTCGAAGGCGACAGGCTGCACCCGCCTGAAAACGTCGCCCGTATGGCAAGCGGCCAAGCGCTGAACGATGCCATGCGCGAAGGCTGGCTCGACGCTATCGGCGAGCGCACCGCTGCTTCCGTCACTGGGGGCCGAAAAGTGGTTGCCGCGTGCTCGGCGCTGAAGCGCAGCTATCGCAACCGGCTGCGCGGCTTTTCTCCCGGCGTTGTCTTTCTCTACCTGAAGATCGACCGCGAGGCTGCCTGGGGCCGGGTTGCGAGCCGCAAGGGTCATTTCATGCCGGCGAGCCTGGTCGACAGCCAGTTCGCGATCCTCGAAGAGCCGGCCGACGACGAGCGGGCGGTGACCGCGGACGCGACGCGTAGTGTCGCCGAGATCGTCACGAAAGCACTTGGTTAG
- a CDS encoding type II toxin-antitoxin system VapC family toxin — MRFMLDTNIISDIIRNPAGKAAGAVAREGDSAVCTSIVVASELRYGCARKGSAKLLAKVEELLAEVPVLPLDVPSDAKYGALRADLEASGQIIGHNDLFIAAHACTLGVTLVTANIGEFSRIKDLKVENWLE, encoded by the coding sequence ATGCGCTTCATGCTGGATACCAACATCATCAGCGACATAATCCGAAATCCGGCCGGCAAAGCCGCCGGTGCGGTGGCTCGCGAGGGAGATAGCGCCGTGTGCACCAGCATCGTGGTTGCCTCGGAACTGCGTTATGGTTGTGCCCGCAAGGGATCGGCCAAGCTGCTCGCGAAGGTCGAGGAACTACTGGCGGAGGTTCCCGTCTTGCCTCTCGATGTGCCGTCGGATGCCAAATACGGCGCACTTCGTGCCGACCTGGAAGCCAGCGGTCAGATCATCGGCCATAATGACCTTTTCATAGCTGCGCATGCCTGCACATTGGGCGTCACGCTGGTGACGGCCAACATCGGGGAATTCAGCCGGATCAAAGATTTGAAAGTCGAGAACTGGTTGGAGTAG
- the cysW gene encoding sulfate ABC transporter permease subunit CysW: MADPEIKSYEPHHESQSAAVTESRPVKAVLMAIAFAFLAIFLLLPLIVVFHEALAKGIGAYTEALSSPDTGSAIRLTLLVAAISVPLNVVFGISAAWAIAKFEFKGKAFLTTLIDLPFSVSPVISGLVYVLLFGAQGLLGEWLKAHGIQILFAVPGIVLATIFVTFPFVARELIPLMQEQGNGDEEAALSLGANGWQTFWYVTLPNVKWGLLYGVLLCNARSMGEFGAVSVVSGHIRGLTNTMPLHVEILYNEYNAVGAFAVASLLAGLALVTLVLKTLLEMRYGAEIAATRGH, translated from the coding sequence ATGGCTGATCCCGAGATCAAATCCTACGAGCCGCACCACGAGAGCCAGTCGGCGGCGGTGACCGAAAGCCGGCCGGTGAAGGCCGTGCTGATGGCAATCGCCTTCGCCTTCCTCGCCATATTCCTGCTTCTGCCGTTGATCGTGGTTTTCCACGAGGCGCTGGCCAAGGGCATCGGCGCCTACACGGAAGCGCTCTCCAGCCCCGACACCGGTTCGGCGATCCGCCTTACCCTGCTGGTGGCGGCCATCTCGGTGCCGCTCAACGTCGTCTTCGGCATCTCGGCGGCCTGGGCGATCGCCAAGTTCGAATTCAAGGGCAAGGCGTTTCTGACGACGCTGATCGACCTGCCCTTCTCGGTCTCGCCGGTTATTTCCGGCTTGGTCTATGTGCTTCTGTTCGGTGCTCAAGGGTTGCTCGGCGAATGGCTGAAGGCGCACGGCATCCAGATTTTGTTCGCCGTGCCCGGCATCGTGCTTGCCACCATCTTCGTCACTTTCCCGTTCGTCGCCCGCGAATTGATCCCGCTGATGCAGGAACAGGGCAATGGCGACGAGGAGGCGGCGCTCTCGCTCGGCGCCAATGGCTGGCAGACCTTCTGGTATGTGACGCTGCCCAACGTCAAATGGGGGCTCCTGTACGGCGTGCTGCTATGCAATGCGCGCTCGATGGGCGAATTCGGCGCGGTCTCGGTCGTGTCGGGCCACATACGCGGGCTGACCAACACCATGCCGCTGCACGTCGAAATCCTCTACAACGAATACAACGCCGTCGGCGCCTTCGCCGTGGCTTCGCTGCTGGCCGGCCTGGCGCTGGTGACGCTGGTCTTGAAAACACTTCTCGAGATGCGCTACGGCGCCGAAATCGCCGCGACGCGCGGACATTGA
- the cysT gene encoding sulfate ABC transporter permease subunit CysT, with translation MTTTPARAGWRFRQPSVVPGFGLTLGFSLAYLTLIILIPLSGLVWRSAALGWTEFSAIATDRRTLGALQISFGAAAIAAAVNVVFGTLVAWVLVRYRFPGRRIVDAMVDLPFALPTAVAGIALTTLYAPNGWIGYLLAPLGIKVAYTPLGIVIALIFIGLPFVVRTVQPIMEEIDKEVEEAAATLGANRFQIITRVLFPGLAPAITTGFALAFARGVGEYGSVIFIAGNLPYKSEIAPLLIVIRLEEYNYPAATAIAAIMLLLSFVMLLVINLAQTWSRKRYG, from the coding sequence ATGACCACAACACCCGCGCGAGCGGGGTGGCGGTTCAGACAGCCGAGCGTCGTTCCGGGTTTCGGATTGACGCTCGGCTTCTCGCTTGCCTACCTGACGCTCATTATTCTCATCCCCTTGTCGGGGCTGGTCTGGCGCTCGGCCGCGCTCGGCTGGACCGAATTCTCGGCGATCGCCACCGACCGCCGCACCCTCGGCGCGCTTCAGATCAGCTTCGGCGCCGCCGCCATCGCCGCCGCGGTCAATGTCGTCTTCGGCACCCTCGTCGCCTGGGTGCTGGTGCGTTATCGTTTTCCCGGCCGCCGCATCGTCGATGCCATGGTCGATCTGCCTTTTGCGCTGCCAACCGCGGTCGCCGGCATCGCGCTGACCACGCTCTACGCGCCGAACGGCTGGATCGGCTATCTGCTGGCGCCGCTCGGCATCAAGGTCGCCTACACGCCGCTCGGCATCGTTATCGCGCTGATCTTCATCGGCCTGCCCTTCGTCGTGCGCACCGTGCAGCCGATCATGGAGGAGATCGACAAGGAAGTGGAAGAAGCGGCCGCCACGCTTGGCGCCAATCGCTTCCAGATCATCACCCGCGTGCTCTTTCCGGGGCTGGCGCCGGCCATCACCACCGGCTTTGCGCTCGCCTTCGCGCGCGGCGTCGGCGAATACGGCTCGGTCATCTTCATTGCCGGCAATCTGCCCTACAAATCCGAGATCGCGCCGTTGCTGATCGTCATCCGGCTGGAGGAATACAATTACCCGGCGGCGACCGCGATCGCGGCGATCATGCTGCTTTTGTCCTTCGTCATGCTGCTGGTCATCAATCTGGCGCAGACATGGAGCCGCAAGCGCTATGGCTGA
- the pbpC gene encoding penicillin-binding protein 1C, with protein MLSRKILRRTAITGVCLAGFLALSVATLWQLDRAFPPPLPATLTVSTEVQDRDGQLLRAFATPDGYWRLETRLDQVDKQFVDMLVAYEDKRFWDHRGVDILALARAAGQLATSGHIVSGGSTLSMQLARLIEPRDSRSLGSKLKQMLRAIQIERRLTKREILERYLTLAPYGGNLEGVRAASLAYFGKEPKRLTVSEAALLVALPQLPEKRRPDRNLGIAHAARDRVLNRMVSAGLLGEREAARAALDDVSGLRRKLPALAAHASYAMLPKAEPGKPLQLTIRKSVQEGLEQVAKNAAARLGPKLSVAMVMADARTGDILGEVGSADFFDASRSGWIDMTKIVRSPGSTLKPFIYGLAFEQGLVAQEMIIEDSPADFGGYRPKNFDMGYQGDVSIRQALQLSLNVPAIRVLDAVGPARLTARFRQAGVNPILPVNEAPGLAIGLGGVGVTLRDLVQLYTGLSNGGKAHTLHDGTEPANAERTTATILDDQAAWQIDDILSGVKPPEGAMQRGIAYKTGTSYGYRDAWSVGFDGRHVLGVWVGRADAGPVPGLSGYVSAAPILFEGFVRSGLASVPLPSRPPGVFNPKREDLPLTLARFGAGSDGLVQATPTEPAPTIIFPPDGARVDLGTNSADATPLVLKLQGGRAPFRWLANGKPLAGIDRRRTATWQPDGTGYSTLTVIDAAGRAASVKVFVE; from the coding sequence ATGCTCTCCAGAAAAATCCTCCGGCGAACCGCCATCACAGGCGTTTGCCTCGCCGGCTTTCTTGCCCTCTCCGTCGCCACCCTCTGGCAACTCGACCGCGCCTTCCCGCCGCCGCTGCCGGCAACGCTGACCGTCTCGACCGAGGTGCAAGACCGTGACGGCCAGCTGTTGCGCGCCTTCGCCACGCCGGACGGCTACTGGCGGCTCGAAACCCGGCTCGACCAGGTCGACAAGCAGTTTGTCGACATGCTCGTCGCCTATGAGGACAAGCGTTTTTGGGATCACCGTGGCGTCGACATCCTGGCTTTGGCGCGCGCCGCCGGTCAGTTGGCCACCAGCGGCCATATCGTCTCCGGCGGCTCGACGCTGTCGATGCAGCTTGCCCGGCTGATCGAGCCGCGCGACAGCCGCAGCCTTGGCTCCAAGCTCAAGCAGATGCTGCGCGCCATCCAGATTGAGCGGCGGCTGACCAAGCGCGAGATCCTCGAACGCTATCTGACGCTGGCGCCCTATGGCGGCAATCTCGAAGGCGTTCGCGCCGCTTCGCTTGCCTATTTCGGCAAGGAGCCGAAGCGGCTGACGGTCTCGGAAGCCGCCCTCCTCGTCGCCTTGCCGCAATTGCCGGAAAAGCGCCGGCCCGACCGCAACCTCGGCATCGCCCATGCCGCCCGCGACCGCGTGCTCAACCGCATGGTATCGGCTGGCCTGCTCGGCGAACGCGAGGCCGCGCGCGCCGCGCTCGACGACGTCTCCGGCTTGCGCCGCAAGCTGCCGGCGCTCGCCGCGCACGCTTCCTATGCCATGCTGCCCAAGGCGGAGCCCGGCAAGCCACTGCAGCTGACCATCCGCAAAAGCGTCCAGGAAGGCCTGGAGCAGGTGGCCAAGAACGCCGCCGCAAGGCTCGGGCCAAAGCTCTCGGTCGCCATGGTGATGGCCGATGCGCGTACAGGCGACATCCTCGGCGAGGTCGGCTCGGCCGATTTCTTCGACGCCAGCCGCTCGGGTTGGATCGACATGACCAAAATCGTGCGCTCGCCGGGTTCGACGCTGAAGCCGTTCATCTACGGGCTCGCCTTCGAGCAGGGGCTGGTGGCGCAGGAGATGATCATCGAGGACAGTCCCGCCGATTTCGGCGGCTACCGGCCGAAGAATTTCGACATGGGCTACCAAGGCGACGTCTCGATCCGCCAGGCGCTGCAGCTGTCGCTCAACGTGCCGGCCATCCGCGTGCTCGACGCCGTCGGCCCGGCCAGGCTGACGGCGCGCTTCCGTCAGGCCGGCGTCAATCCCATATTGCCGGTCAACGAGGCGCCGGGCCTGGCCATCGGCCTCGGTGGCGTCGGTGTGACCCTGCGCGACCTCGTCCAGCTCTATACCGGGCTTTCCAATGGCGGCAAGGCGCACACGCTGCATGACGGCACCGAGCCGGCCAATGCCGAGCGCACCACGGCCACCATCCTCGACGACCAGGCGGCCTGGCAGATCGACGACATCCTGTCCGGCGTGAAGCCGCCGGAAGGCGCCATGCAGCGCGGCATCGCCTACAAGACCGGCACCTCCTATGGCTACCGCGACGCCTGGTCGGTCGGCTTCGACGGCCGCCACGTGCTGGGTGTCTGGGTCGGCCGCGCCGATGCCGGGCCGGTACCGGGCCTCTCCGGCTATGTCTCGGCCGCGCCCATCCTGTTCGAAGGCTTCGTCCGCTCGGGGTTGGCCAGCGTGCCGCTGCCAAGCCGCCCGCCGGGCGTCTTCAACCCCAAACGCGAGGACTTGCCGCTGACGCTTGCCCGCTTCGGCGCCGGATCGGACGGGCTAGTGCAGGCGACGCCGACCGAGCCGGCGCCGACCATCATCTTTCCGCCGGACGGCGCTCGCGTCGATCTCGGCACCAATTCGGCCGACGCCACGCCGCTGGTGCTGAAGCTGCAGGGTGGCCGCGCGCCGTTCCGCTGGCTCGCCAACGGCAAGCCGCTCGCCGGCATCGACCGCCGCCGCACCGCCACCTGGCAGCCCGACGGCACCGGTTATTCAACCCTGACGGTGATCGACGCGGCCGGCCGCGCGGCAAGTGTGAAGGTGTTTGTTGAATAG
- a CDS encoding sulfate/molybdate ABC transporter ATP-binding protein, whose protein sequence is MEVRVANVRKEFERFPALRDVSLDIKSGELIALLGPSGSGKTTLLRLIAGLERPTRGKIFFGDEDASQKSIQERNVGFVFQHYALFRHMTVADNIGFGLKVRHGAARPSAQEIRRRASELLDLVQLTGLEKRYPAQLSGGQRQRVALARAMAIEPRVLLLDEPFGALDAQVRRELRRWLREIHDRTGHTTVFVTHDQEEALELADRVVVMSQGRIEQVGSADEIYDTPNSPFVYSFIGESSSLPVRVENGEIWIADRPIGLQAPHAPSGEALLHFRPHDVELLDGCSGCIAGTVAASRRVAGTRRVELEIGGERQRVEIELPVDHPAAQKSRVAFRPRRWKLFPAA, encoded by the coding sequence ATGGAAGTTCGCGTTGCCAACGTGCGCAAGGAGTTTGAGCGGTTTCCGGCCCTCCGTGACGTCTCGCTCGACATCAAGTCGGGCGAGCTTATCGCGCTGCTTGGACCGTCCGGCTCCGGCAAGACGACGCTGCTCAGGCTGATCGCGGGGCTCGAACGGCCGACGCGGGGAAAAATCTTCTTCGGCGACGAGGACGCCTCGCAGAAGTCGATCCAGGAGCGCAATGTCGGCTTCGTCTTCCAGCACTACGCGCTGTTCCGCCACATGACGGTGGCCGACAATATCGGCTTCGGCCTGAAGGTCCGGCACGGTGCGGCACGTCCCTCCGCCCAGGAGATCCGCCGCCGCGCCTCCGAGCTCCTCGACCTCGTCCAGCTCACGGGACTGGAAAAGCGCTATCCGGCGCAGCTCTCCGGCGGCCAGCGCCAGCGCGTGGCGCTCGCCCGCGCCATGGCGATCGAGCCCAGGGTGCTGCTGCTCGACGAGCCGTTCGGTGCGCTCGACGCCCAGGTGCGGCGCGAGCTGCGACGCTGGTTGCGCGAGATCCACGACCGCACCGGCCACACTACCGTCTTCGTCACCCACGACCAGGAAGAAGCACTCGAGCTTGCCGACCGCGTCGTGGTGATGAGCCAGGGCCGCATCGAGCAGGTCGGCTCCGCCGACGAGATCTACGACACGCCGAACTCGCCCTTCGTCTATTCCTTCATCGGTGAATCGAGTTCGCTGCCGGTCAGGGTCGAGAATGGCGAGATCTGGATCGCCGACCGGCCGATCGGCCTGCAGGCGCCGCACGCGCCGTCCGGCGAAGCGCTGCTCCACTTCCGCCCGCACGACGTCGAACTGCTCGACGGCTGCAGCGGCTGCATCGCCGGCACGGTTGCCGCCAGCCGCCGCGTCGCCGGCACCAGGCGGGTCGAGCTTGAGATCGGCGGCGAGCGCCAGCGCGTCGAGATCGAACTGCCGGTCGACCATCCAGCGGCGCAAAAAAGCCGCGTGGCGTTCCGGCCGCGGCGCTGGAAGCTTTTTCCGGCGGCCTGA
- a CDS encoding ABC transporter permease: MSETTLGGIAGRMPKFIRRADPAVVTAFACIVLLLLLGSLYSRSFLSPEYLLQQLKVAAFLGVIATGMMLVILLGQIDLSVPWSVATGAMMACAAAAYGPVGVALAIPFGILCGVVIGIVNGVGVAYLRIPSMIITLATNAVAQGLMVVYTGGFSPQDSATAAMRYLATGFTIPGVPNAVIIWALIGAAMVFVLTRTSFGRAVYGIGNRERAAYLSGIDTRRVVMIAFAVSGGLSAFGGVLLAGYASKAAQSMGDAYLLPSIAAVVLGGTSILGGRGSYLGTVAGVILITLLQSILSVLQMPEAGRQIIYGVVIVAMLLLYGRAPASR; the protein is encoded by the coding sequence GTGAGCGAAACGACGCTTGGCGGCATCGCCGGCCGCATGCCGAAATTCATCCGCCGCGCCGACCCGGCTGTGGTCACCGCCTTTGCCTGCATCGTGCTGCTGCTCTTGCTCGGCAGCCTCTATTCTCGCAGCTTCCTGTCGCCCGAATATCTGCTGCAGCAGCTCAAGGTCGCCGCGTTCCTCGGCGTCATCGCCACCGGCATGATGCTGGTCATCCTGCTCGGTCAGATCGACCTGTCGGTGCCATGGTCGGTGGCAACGGGCGCCATGATGGCATGTGCCGCCGCGGCCTATGGTCCGGTCGGCGTCGCCCTCGCCATCCCGTTCGGCATCCTGTGCGGCGTCGTGATCGGCATCGTCAACGGCGTCGGCGTCGCCTACCTGCGCATTCCCTCGATGATCATCACGTTAGCCACCAATGCCGTCGCGCAAGGGTTGATGGTGGTCTATACGGGCGGGTTCTCGCCGCAGGATTCGGCGACAGCGGCGATGCGCTATCTGGCGACCGGCTTTACCATTCCGGGGGTGCCCAATGCCGTCATCATCTGGGCGCTGATAGGGGCTGCGATGGTTTTCGTGCTGACCCGCACCAGCTTCGGCCGGGCGGTCTACGGCATCGGCAACCGCGAGCGCGCCGCCTATCTCTCCGGCATCGACACGCGCCGCGTCGTGATGATCGCCTTTGCGGTGTCGGGCGGGCTCTCGGCCTTCGGCGGAGTGCTCTTGGCGGGCTATGCCTCGAAGGCCGCACAGTCGATGGGCGATGCCTATCTCTTGCCGTCGATCGCCGCGGTGGTGCTCGGCGGCACCTCGATCCTCGGCGGGCGCGGGTCCTATCTCGGCACGGTCGCCGGAGTCATCCTGATCACGCTCTTACAGTCGATCCTCTCGGTCCTGCAGATGCCTGAGGCGGGGCGGCAGATCATCTACGGCGTCGTCATCGTCGCCATGCTTTTGCTCTACGGCCGCGCGCCGGCAAGCCGCTGA